The sequence aatttataaacaccttgctatatactcctaattgctctccccctaatgagacagcacactccttccctccagtctctcttttcgtgtccattcggccagcttctcaccccgtctaccctctcatctcctcttcagacaggagatgccaacatagtctcttgagtctacttgatccaagaagctcattctttaccagtatcattgtctatcccatagtccagtccaatccctgtctgaagaattggctttaggaatggttcctgttttgggctaacagaaggtctggggaccatgacctctggagtcattctagtctcagtcagaccattaagtctggcaaaaggcctctttaaagtgttaaaaagcaaagatgtcactttgagaaataaggtgcatctgacccaggccgtggtgttttcaatcacctcgtgcatgtgaaagctggacaatgaataaggtagaccaaagaagaattaacacctttgtattacggtgttggcgaagaatattgaatataccatggactgcgaaaagaatgaacaaatctcttggaagaagtacaaccagaatacgtcttagaagcaaagatggttgACTTTGTCTCACAAACGTTGGaagttttatcaggagggatcagtccttggagaaggacatcatgctgggtaaagtagagggtcagtgaaaaagaggaacaccctggACAAGattcattgacacagtggctgcaacaatgggctcaagcatagcaacgattgtgagggtggcatgggaccaggcagtgtttcattcttttgtacacagggtcactatgagttggaactgacccaacagcacctaacaacaacaaaaattactgTAAAGAGGACCCAGTTTTTCTCCCTAGGAAGTGCTTTATTTATCTATGAATTCATTTTTTATACAGTCACAGACAATTCATTCTTTTAAACATGTACACCAGATTTCCTAGGAATGATTCTCTTTTTCTCATGAAGAAATAATCCACCTCCAAATCCCTTTTTGATGGAGAAGCTGTAGAGAATATAACTGGCTCACTCAAGGTTCAGAACCCCAGATTCATGCAATGCCTTGGCCAGAGCCCTTTCTACTCCATCTCTTTGCTTTCATAACTTAACAAATATTCTTTTCTGGGAACTCGTGTACCCCTTGAAAAGCATAGGGGTGATTTATGGTAATTCCATGTTGTATGATTTTGTTTGGGAGAATGCCACGGGACACAGCAGCCTCAGCTTCTTGCAGTAGAAACCTGGACTTTGCCCCATTCCATTTTGCCATACCTCTTACAGAAAATCCTATTACAAAACCACCAGAACAAGAACATCTTTCCAGTAGAGGTTGTGACCCTGAATTCCCATCAGAGACCTGACACCCAGCCATCTGGACTTGAAGGCAccatggcacagaggttaagagcaaaGCCGTGGATTTAGTCAGTTTTTTAGTATGAGTTTAGCTCTTACTGATATTGTGGAAGAACACTGAATGACATGGAGAAGTGTAGATAATGTCTTAAGGGAAAAGAGTGCAATGGAATATGATCCCATTTTTGTTCAAATACGTGTTCTCACAGTGAATCACAATACAGAAGTTGCAAAGTTTCTAGGTAGTGAGTTCTGTTATTTGGGGTTTCAGAATGTCCTACAATGACTTCTGCATTTTTTCATCAACAAACTATTCTTTGAATGCCTTCTATGCAACAGCCACTATACTAGATGTTGGGCAGCAATGTGGGGAGGAGGGAATAACCACATCCAGGCTGTGCTTTCATGAAATGAGACTTGTAATGGGGGTGGGGATGAttacaatatacatatatagagagaaagctcATACTTATTGTAAAATCAGTAAGATTCCATTAAATGAATGGGAAAGACTATAGTAGACAGAATGTATAATGACAGAAAAGAGAGGGTAAGGTGTCACTAATCATTCTTAGGTTGCTGCCTCCCCCAAAGAACTACCATCCCCAGGTACTAACTTCACTGCTCATCCCCATCCCGTTCccctaaaactaaataaaatcagGAATGGCTCAGCTGTCAAAAGCTCTCCTGCCCCTTTACTTTCTGCCCTCTCCCAGCTAACCTGGTACCAATTACTGCAATTGGCAGGACAGGAGAAAAGACATCTGTCCTGTTTCTTCTATTTAACAAGCCAGTCATCAGGAATGTGAAAGAACCAGCTATTTAACTGAAGGATATAGAATCCTAATTCTGTCTGGTGTGTCCCTTCTTACAAAGCCCATACCTCCTCATGAAGAGAGAGTACTTTCCTCCTATCTTCGGGTTTCCTATTTGCACTCTTTAAGCATCAGGAAACCCTGAATTCAAGCCCGTCTGTACTTagttctgtgtcttttctcctaaAAGCTGTGGGCTGGGCTTATTGTCTCTCGAAGCCTCCTGCCCTCAGTCTGATGGAACACATGAACATAAAAGGCATGTGAGGGGAATGTGATGAGGCTGTCACCTGCCCACTgccagccacagcaaaggccacGCTCAGAGCCTGGAACTGGTGTTGTTGAATTACAAACAAGGTCTGCactgggtttgttgttaggggccgtcaggtagattttagactcacagtgacccagtgtgccagagcagaactaccccatagggttttccaggctgtaatctttacaaaagcagatcaccaggtcttcttccccagagctgctgggtgggttcgaatcgcaaacatttaggttagcagcccagtgttttaactattgcaccaccagagatccTTGTATTGGgttttctttagaaaaaaaaattttttttttttttaatgtttgctagTAGTGAATTACAGATGTCTCAAAATCCAAAATCTCCTTATGGGATTTTATAGTGTTGGGGGAAACTAAGAACACATTTGGGGAGGGAAAAGACTTTAAATCCCAATAGTTCTTTTTAAGTTCTGTTTAACTTTGAAGTGATTAATAATAAGTACAACTTACAAAAGGCGCCTGGGTGGCACTagcagtttgtgatcagctgctaaccaaagggttggctgttAGCACCCAGCCAGCAGGTCctcgaaagaaagaaagaaagaaaaaaaaaggccaggtaatctgcttccataaagataacagccacgaaaaccctatggagcagttctactctgaacggggcgtcgctatgagtcaggggctgacttgacggcagctaacaacacaacacaCCGTATGAGCCATCATTAACCTTCTGTACCAGTTATGTTATTTAAATATTGAAACATGTAAATATTTCAcaatttcaaaaaatataaaaggTTTTCATTTTAGATGAGCGGTAAAATGTTATGTCAGCAAGAGACTCCATTTATACTCATTGGCAGAAAAATACAACAGGGGAAAGTTGCCAGCTAGGATTGAGCAAAGTCAAATTTTTAGTTTTACTAGAGTGTCTGTCTCAATCTGATTAGTTCACAAAACAAAGAGTTCTTGTTTGGCTCTCTGTGTCCTAAACTTTCATCAACGTTCTGGTTTCTTACTTTCAGAGAGACATGATTTATAACAtagtgactggataaacaaaaaatGCTTTCTGGTCCAAGCGATCTGTCTTCCATTTTACTTTGACCAAAGCTGATTCTCTGACTAAATGGGAACTTACATCTCTCTTGACGTATTGACTCTCTCCATAATCCCAATAATGATCTTCTCTGGTCAGACCTGCTGGGTGGGCACACTTCCCAGAAGCAGAATCCACTACCTCTCTGAATTCCTCGATCTTATTCAGGAGCTCTGGGCTCACCACATAGACTCCCAGGTTTGGGGAACTCACACCAAGGAGTCCTGACCTGACCCCACCAGATCTTATAAGAGTTCACAGTAGCCTTCCCATGAAATCCCATGCTCACACATTCCAGAGGCAAATACATGAGAGGTTAACAcagtctactaacctaaaggttggcagttcaaacccacctagtgaaaccagagaagaaaggcctggcaacctgcatccataaagattacagccaagaaaaccctatggagcagttctacgctgtaacatgtggggtcgccatgagtcagaactgactagacagcaatgggattgGGCTTGGGTTTGTAGCTCTGCAGCCTCAACTCAGTCTTGTTATACCCCCTCTTTGCACACATTTGATCTAATGAACTCTCCACTTGGCCTCTCCAAGCAGAAGACAGACACAGCAGAAAGTTTCTGGGTATGATTCTCAAGCTGTGTACCGTTACCCCTCTGCTTATGTCCCATAAATGAGGAAACGGTGGGGAGTCTCACAGAACACACATGCAATTTGATGGGGATCAGCCTGTTTGGAGGCTCATGGGCGTTAGACTCAAAGAGACTTAATTCCTGATGCCTCAGCAGTCTGGCCCAGTGGGGCCCAACAAAATGAGGTGACCATAAAGCCAGGTCCTTTCTGAAGAGCCATCCTCTAACACCACACTGTCCTGCAGCAGCTGCCCTCACACGCTCTGCACCCCCTTCTCCCAGCCAGGTGTCACTCCTGCCTCAGCTCCTCTAGCGCTGACAAATTGTCCTCCTGACCTGACCTGACCTGACCTGGTGGCTGCCAGCCCACAGCAAGCCCTTCTTGGGTCTACAGAATTGCACAATAGGGGAAATGCCTTTGGATGAAACACAACACAGGTGTCCTGTAAGTTTTCTTTTGCAGTTTTCTGGGAAGAATGATCTGGGGAAGGATTTTCCCAGCACCCTGTCTGGCTTTTCTCCTTCCCCCTGATTCCAGTAGGGAAGGCTCAGTATAAATAACAGCTGCCTCTCCCCAGCAGGCAGGATCAGCAGCTCTGCTTCCCCAGAACTCAGGTGAGGGGCTACTCCAAAGAgggtttttcaaaaaaatttactCTGTTGTCTCTTTACCAAGATTATCGttgccttttaaaaatgtttattcagtGTTCTATTTTTCCTGTACGAGGTCTGTGCTGACTGAGCACATGGGGCATGCTTTGTGATTAATTATAGGCTGCTTGAGAGAGTGGCAATTTGGTCATGACTCCCCTCTCCCTGAATCAGTGCCACCTTGGTTTCCTCTTATACAATCTTGGGGTTCAGGGCTAATGAGTAAGGATTGAGGGCTGTGGTTTTGAGTGAGATCCCACTGCATGCAATGTTTCCTAGAACAAATGGACATAAATACCCAGACTCTCTTTGAAGTACCGATTCCAGAGTGGTATGTATGAGTCTCGTCCCTGTCTCCCTGACCTCTGCTTTCATTGCAGCACGATGAAGCTTTTCACAGGCCTCATGTTCTGCTCCTTGGTCCTGGGAGTCAGCAGCCAAGGCTGGTGGAGCTTCATCCCTGAGGCTGTTGGAGGTGAGGCCACtggaggagggagggggctggCACCCATCTGCCACCGGGCTCACCCTAAGCACTCGTAAGGGTAGGAGCCAGTGTCTTAGACTGCGCTGCTCTGTGTGGTAGAATGTGCCAGGCATTTGAGAAGCTCGTCTTTAAACACATCGGACACCACGGGATCTATCTCAGTTACTTAGAAAACAACTATCATTCCTAGCTGAAAGGTAAATGATTGTTTGATTAGAAGGCACAAAATAAGGCCTGCAACTGGTATAAATTTCCCTCAGACCAAACAGTATAAACTATGATTAAAGCTATCAATTAGCACTTTTccccttctttccctttcctttttatcttccttccttccttccttctactttcctttcttccttccgtTTTCTAGCTGGATAATTTAAAGAGAACCTCAGCCTAGCTCTTCCCGATGCTTCCTATTGCCTATGACTCTCTTCCTGGTTTGGTCTGTTTCCTTCCCTTTTGCAGCCTTTGAACTGACAGGCAAAGGGAACCAGTGTGTAGCAAGTCTCCAGGAGTAACTGAGCACTTTCCTGTCATTTAGGGTGGCCAACCATCCCGGTGTGCCAGGTCTCAGGAGTTTCCCGTGACAAGGTACTTTCAGTGCTAACCAGGACAGTTGGTCACTCTATTTGAACTTCAGAAGAACCTGGTGAGGCAGGCATCTTTTTCCATTTTGTaaggtgaggaagctgaggcttagagCAGTTGAGTCAGTTGCCCAGGGACTTCCCACCAGTCAGTAGGTGGCAGAGTGGAGGTCTGACCCTAGCTGTGCAGGATGCAAAAGCTCTGCCAGGCAGATGCATCTGATTAGCCTGTTCCTAGAGCACAGAGGTTGTCAGTCTCAGCTACGCactggaatcacctggagaaCCTTAGAAAATACTCATGGGACCCACCCCCAGGGTCTGATGTAATTGGCCTGGCTGTGGCCTGGGCATTGGAACCATAAATATCTCCCCAAGTGATTACAATGTGCAGCCAAGGCTGAGCACCACTGCTACTGCACTGCCCCAAGCAACTCACATCATCACTATGATCGAGTTTGAAAGTTTTCAGGATGATATTTATGTCCGTAACAGTCAGAATGACTCAAGTCAGAATTATCTGCACTTGGGCTGCAAGAATACATTCTTCTAAAGCATCAGGGCCAGAGTGCTGTATGTCTGCCACCTCTGTCAGGATCTGCCTCCCAGGTCACCACCATGCTCACACTGTCCCCTGGATCTCACCATATGTAGCTGCACTGTGTGAGGGTGGTTCTCCCTTGCGCCCCAGGGGGCATCGGGCAGTGTCTGTAGTCATTTTTGGCTGTCACAACTTGAGGGGCAGGTGCTACTGTCATCTAGTGGATAGAGACTAGAGATGCTGTTAAACACCTTGCAGCGCACGAGGCAGCCGTGCTCGAGAAGGGTCATCAGGACCAATATTTCAAAGTGCCAAAGTGGGGAAACTTCATTCTAGGTAACATCTCCCTTCTCTCCTTTAAGCATATCACATTTAGCCCTAAGTAAGGTGCAACATAGCAGTTACACAAGCAGATACAATACAGGTGTGCCCCATCTAAATGCCTCTGATTATAATTACCTGCAGAAGCCAATCAGAATTAAGGAATGTTCTTCTCAGCCTATGGTGCTTAAGGATGCTGTGCTCACAGGTTGAAATCTAAAGCCAGGGGAAGATTTTTCACTACTAGATTCCTCTCTAAGGTGTTGTCAGAGTGTCTGTGTTCACATGACATCCCTTTtgccatttcctttcctttccaggGGCTCGGGACATGTGGAGGGCCTACAGCGACATGAAAGAAGCCAATTACATAGGTGCAGACAAATACTTCCATGCTCGAGGGAACTATGACGCTGCACGAAGGGGACCTGGGGGTGCCTGGGCAGCTGAAGTGATCAGGTAATGCAGACACCTAGGGATGCTAGCGAAGGGGTAGCAGAGCTCGGCTGCCTTAAACAATCAGGAACAATCGTCCTCATGCCCATCCTGCCCACCCTACCCACTGACGCCTCATACTGGGCCTGGTGGCCAGCAGAGCCAGGGCATGGCTGGTGCAGACATGTCACACTTGCCACAAATGCAAGTGAGGACCAAAGAGTGATTCCCAATCTGTCCCCTCTGGCCGTTCATTTGGCACAAGGGTGATACGTCTGGGTTGAGTTGGGACATTGCCCAGGCAGGGTCAGTATTGTAGTCCCTCCTTCCTTGAGGACTggttttccttgtctcttctcacgTCATCTTTGAAAACGGGAAAGGGTACAGAAGGCGGGACTGTTGCACATCAGCCTGGAGACTCATCTCCTGCCTTCCTTTCCTTGACTCCAGCAATGCCAGAGAGCGTATTCAGTCCCTCACAGGCCATGGAGATGAAGACACGAGGGCTGACCAGGAAGCCAACAAATGGGGCCGCAGTGGCAAAGACCCCAATCACTTCAGACCTCGTGGGCTGCCTGACAAGTACTGAGCTTCCTCTTCACTTGCTCCCAGATACGAGGTTGTGAGCCCCTGAGGGTGGGGACACAGGGTTATTAAGTTCTGTGTCCCCAGAAGCTAGCAAAGGGCACATCACAGGTTCCcaataaatttttaagaaatggaaTTAGTGGAAAAACCGTGTCTTCTTTGTGATCACTTTTGGTACCGAGGGGTGACCAAAGAGCACCAGCATGAAGGGGGAGCCTTGGCTGTGTGTTTGTACCCAGAGGACTCTCAGCCGGCCTGAGCCCGTGAGGTCAGGCCACTTTAGTTTTTTTTGAAAACTTCTGCATGACCATGAACTAAAGGCTACTGCACTAGCCTCCTTTCTAGTTTCACTGCTTTTTGCTTTTATGCTTCTAATTAGGGTGACTGTAAAATTTATTATACAACTTAGGTAACTTTCAAGAGTGAAAAAGGGCCCTATTAATAATTATGTCAGGGTAACA comes from Elephas maximus indicus isolate mEleMax1 chromosome 7, mEleMax1 primary haplotype, whole genome shotgun sequence and encodes:
- the LOC126079529 gene encoding serum amyloid A-2 protein-like, translating into MKLFTGLMFCSLVLGVSSQGWWSFIPEAVGGARDMWRAYSDMKEANYIGADKYFHARGNYDAARRGPGGAWAAEVISNARERIQSLTGHGDEDTRADQEANKWGRSGKDPNHFRPRGLPDKY